From Streptomyces sp. NBC_00683, one genomic window encodes:
- a CDS encoding Fpg/Nei family DNA glycosylase, whose product MPEGHTIHRLAADHRERFEGGPVRVSSPQGKFSESAALLDGRTLTGVDAHGKHLFLGFGGHGSDGHGSDRRSFDGPGWVHIHLGLFGKLGFGTTPAPPPTDTVRLRLVNDAHYADLRGPTTCALITEPEKRAIHDRLGPDPLRTGEDGERAWQRISRSRVTVAALLMDQKVVAGVGNVYRAEVLFRHGIDPYRLGKDLTRREWDAIWSDLGELMREGVRNNRIDTVRPEHLPEAMGRPPRVDDHGGEVYVYRRARQACHICGTGIRTADLAARNLFWCPSCQKGASGPAASASGPSRD is encoded by the coding sequence GGCAAGTTCTCCGAGAGTGCGGCCCTGCTGGACGGCCGGACCCTCACCGGCGTGGACGCGCACGGGAAGCACCTCTTCCTGGGCTTCGGCGGTCACGGCTCCGACGGGCACGGCTCCGACAGGCGGAGCTTCGACGGGCCCGGCTGGGTCCACATCCACCTCGGGCTCTTCGGCAAGCTCGGCTTCGGTACGACTCCGGCGCCGCCGCCCACCGACACGGTCCGGCTCCGCCTGGTCAACGACGCCCACTACGCCGACCTGCGCGGCCCCACCACGTGCGCCCTGATCACCGAACCCGAGAAGCGGGCGATACACGACCGGCTCGGCCCGGACCCGCTGCGCACCGGCGAGGACGGCGAGCGGGCCTGGCAGCGGATCTCCCGGAGCCGCGTCACCGTCGCCGCCCTGCTGATGGACCAGAAGGTCGTCGCGGGCGTCGGCAACGTCTACCGCGCCGAGGTCCTCTTCCGGCACGGCATCGACCCGTACCGCCTCGGCAAGGACCTCACGCGCAGGGAGTGGGACGCGATCTGGTCCGACCTCGGCGAGCTGATGCGCGAGGGCGTACGGAACAACCGGATCGACACGGTCCGCCCCGAGCACCTGCCCGAGGCGATGGGCCGCCCACCGCGCGTCGACGACCACGGCGGCGAGGTCTACGTCTACCGGCGGGCCAGGCAGGCCTGCCACATCTGCGGCACCGGGATCCGCACCGCGGACCTCGCGGCCCGCAACCTCTTCTGGTGCCCGTCCTGTCAGAAGGGCGCGTCCGGTCCGGCCGCGAGCGCATCCGGTCCGTCCCGCGATTGA
- a CDS encoding PP2C family protein-serine/threonine phosphatase, which produces MARRRGVDAYPARWRRSAHRARIALRKSGVDYFRGDGSDWIALVGLLLIIPAITCATLLNPVWFSPAALALPIVAGGLLLRPASLLSLYAAAATALIVESLSLGPYMKEPAGVTPGTVLVVAACGFFGLVLAQFRARVGVPWRRGGTMLFDLRERIRVQSALPLLPQGWHREMALRPAGGQSFSGDFVVAARTNGGRTLEAVLTDVSGKGMDAGSRALLLSGAFGGLLGSLPPHGFLPAANGYLLRQDWDEGFATSIHLVLDLESGDYELLSAGHPPALQLHAGSGQWEEKAAEGPLLGVYDGAQFDAVKGSLAPGDVLMLFTDGLVEASDRDMAEGIDRLTGEADRYVATGFDGAAWHLIEACAKDVNDDRALLLLSRRA; this is translated from the coding sequence ATGGCCCGTCGCAGAGGAGTAGACGCGTACCCGGCCCGGTGGCGAAGATCGGCCCACCGGGCGCGCATCGCGCTGCGCAAGTCAGGCGTCGACTACTTCCGCGGTGACGGCTCCGACTGGATCGCGCTCGTCGGCCTCCTGCTCATCATCCCGGCGATCACCTGCGCCACTCTGCTGAACCCCGTGTGGTTCTCACCTGCCGCGCTGGCGCTGCCCATCGTCGCCGGCGGTCTGCTGCTCCGGCCGGCCAGCCTGCTGAGCCTGTACGCGGCCGCGGCCACCGCCCTCATCGTGGAGTCGCTCAGCCTCGGCCCGTACATGAAGGAACCGGCCGGGGTCACTCCGGGCACCGTCCTGGTCGTCGCCGCCTGCGGCTTCTTCGGGCTGGTCCTCGCCCAGTTCCGGGCGAGAGTCGGAGTGCCGTGGAGGCGCGGCGGCACGATGCTCTTCGACCTCCGCGAGAGGATCCGGGTCCAGAGCGCCCTGCCCCTGCTGCCCCAGGGCTGGCACCGCGAGATGGCGCTGCGCCCGGCCGGCGGCCAGTCCTTCTCCGGCGACTTCGTCGTCGCGGCCCGTACCAACGGCGGGCGCACCCTGGAAGCCGTCCTCACGGACGTGTCCGGCAAGGGCATGGACGCGGGCTCCCGGGCCCTGCTGCTGTCCGGCGCCTTCGGCGGCCTTCTCGGCTCCCTGCCCCCGCACGGCTTCCTGCCCGCGGCCAACGGCTACCTCCTGCGCCAGGACTGGGACGAGGGTTTCGCCACGTCGATCCATCTGGTCCTGGACCTGGAGTCGGGCGACTACGAACTCCTGTCCGCCGGCCACCCGCCGGCACTGCAACTGCACGCGGGCAGCGGCCAGTGGGAGGAGAAGGCCGCGGAGGGGCCGCTGCTGGGTGTGTACGACGGGGCCCAGTTCGACGCGGTGAAGGGCTCGTTGGCGCCCGGTGATGTGCTGATGCTCTTCACCGACGGTCTGGTGGAGGCGTCCGACCGGGACATGGCCGAGGGCATCGACCGGCTGACCGGCGAGGCCGACCGCTATGTCGCCACGGGCTTCGACGGCGCGGCCTGGCACCTCATCGAGGCCTGCGCGAAGGACGTCAACGACGACCGTGCGCTGCTGCTTCTGTCCCGTCGGGCCTGA
- a CDS encoding cation:proton antiporter has product MGGAFLAAAVLARVGGRIGLPTIPLFILAGILLGPHTPGVVLVDDPHELEMLSALGLVLLLFYLGLEFHLDDLKAGGRKMALAGGTYLALNVGAGLGFGFALGWGTSEALVLAGVLGISSSAIVTKVLVDLGRIGNAETKPILGIIVVEDVFLALYLAALQPILSGADSLSAAAADGGKAFGFLLLLALAARFGTKVVSRLFDTKDDELLVISFLGAAVFVAGVSEWFGVADAIGAFMVGLMLGSTASGPRILKLVHPLRDAFGAIFFFAFGLSIDPGDLPSVLWPVLAAVAVTMVMNVLAGLAAARIYAFGPQATANISTTLLARGEFALILATMAAGAGLDERLSPFIAGYVLLLAVLAPLAAGRSDWLARFLPGGPAKDQETEKTAVPA; this is encoded by the coding sequence ATGGGCGGCGCCTTCCTGGCCGCCGCCGTCCTCGCCCGCGTCGGCGGCCGGATCGGACTGCCGACCATTCCCCTGTTCATCCTCGCCGGGATCCTGCTCGGCCCGCACACACCGGGTGTCGTCCTCGTCGACGACCCCCACGAGCTGGAGATGCTCTCCGCGCTCGGCCTGGTGCTGCTGCTCTTCTACCTGGGCCTGGAGTTCCACCTCGACGACCTCAAGGCGGGCGGGCGCAAGATGGCGCTCGCCGGCGGCACGTACCTCGCGCTGAACGTCGGCGCCGGGCTCGGCTTCGGCTTCGCGCTCGGCTGGGGAACTTCCGAGGCGCTCGTCCTCGCCGGTGTGCTCGGGATCTCGTCCTCGGCGATCGTCACCAAGGTCCTGGTGGACCTCGGGCGCATCGGCAACGCCGAGACCAAGCCGATCCTGGGCATCATCGTCGTCGAGGACGTCTTCCTCGCCCTGTACCTGGCCGCGCTCCAGCCCATCCTCTCCGGCGCCGACAGCCTCTCCGCCGCGGCAGCCGACGGGGGCAAGGCGTTCGGCTTCCTGCTGCTCCTCGCGCTGGCCGCTCGCTTCGGCACCAAGGTCGTCTCCCGGCTCTTCGACACCAAGGACGACGAACTCCTCGTCATCTCCTTCCTCGGCGCCGCAGTCTTCGTCGCGGGCGTCTCCGAGTGGTTCGGGGTGGCCGACGCGATCGGCGCGTTCATGGTCGGCCTGATGCTCGGCAGCACCGCGTCGGGCCCGCGCATCCTCAAGCTCGTCCACCCGCTGCGGGACGCCTTCGGCGCCATCTTCTTCTTCGCGTTCGGCCTCTCGATCGACCCGGGCGACCTGCCGAGCGTCCTGTGGCCGGTACTCGCCGCGGTCGCGGTGACCATGGTGATGAACGTGCTGGCGGGACTGGCCGCCGCCAGGATCTACGCCTTCGGACCCCAGGCAACCGCGAACATCTCGACCACCCTGCTGGCCCGCGGCGAGTTCGCCCTGATTCTCGCGACCATGGCGGCGGGCGCGGGACTGGACGAACGGCTCTCCCCGTTCATCGCCGGTTATGTGCTCCTGCTCGCGGTCCTGGCTCCGCTGGCGGCCGGCCGCTCGGACTGGCTGGCCCGCTTCCTGCCCGGAGGCCCGGCGAAGGACCAGGAGACCGAGAAGACCGCGGTGCCGGCCTGA